The Meiothermus ruber DSM 1279 genome includes the window CCCGCGCTTCTTTGGTGGCGAGCCAAGGGCAGGGTACACAGTGCGCGATAACAACACGGGAACAACCGCAAACCGCCAAGGTGTCTCCGAGGTGTCTCTGAATTGAGTTTTGGGTTGCTCCTTTAGCCTGCACGCCCGGTCAGGGGCTTGGCAGGGCCTATACTTGGGCCTGTGAGTGCCTCTACACCCAATCCCCTGGGTCGTCTGGTGGCGTCGGCCGCCTTCAACCGTTTTGTTACCGCTGTTATCGTGTTAGCCGCCGTACTGGTGGGCCTCGAGACCTACCCACCTCTCATGGCACGCTACGGCCCCGCCCTCCACCTGCTCAACAACCTGGTGCTGGCTATCTTTGCCCTCGAGGTGCTGCTGCGCATGGGGGCGCTGTGGCCCCGGCCGCTGCGCTATTTCCTCGACGGCTGGAACGTCTTCGATTTTTTGATCGTGGTGGGGAGCCTGCTGCCGGGGCTGGGGGCCTACGCGGTGGCGGCCCGCCTGCTGCGGCTCCTGCGGGTGTTGCGCCTCGTCCGCACCCTCCCCGACCTGCAAATTATTTTGGGCGCGCTATTGCGCAGCATTCCTTCCATCGGCTACGTCCTGCTGCTGATGCTGCTTTTGCTCTACGTCTACGCGGTGGCCGGGGTGTTTTTGTTCGGGACCAACGACCCCTTCCACTTCGGTAACCTGCACACCGCGCTGCTCACCCTCTTCAGCATCCTGACCTTAGAAGGCTGGGTGGATGTGCTGCGCATCCAGTACTTTGGCTGCGAGCGCTTCGAGCTGCCCGACCCGGCCCTGTGTGTCCAGCCCCAGGCCCAGCCGCTGGTCGCAGTGGTGTACATGGTCTCGTTTGTCCTGCTGGGCACCCTGGTGTTTTTGAACCTGCTGGTGGGCATCATCGTTAATAGCATGGACGAGATGCGCAAGAGCCTGCAGGAGCGCAAGGCGCCATCCTCCGACCTCGAGGCCCGGCTGGCAGAGGTACAGGCCAAACTCCGGGAGGCCCAGGCCCTGCTAAATAACCTCGCCGGGCACCGCGGGTGAGGCCATCCTTTATGCTATACCGGTAACATGAAGCATCCTTACGCAATTCAGCCCCGGACGCCCTGGCAGCGTTTTGGGGTATGGGCCTTGCAACGGCTGGGCTGGACGCCCGTGATGGCCCCGCCCCCCGGCCAGAAGTTCGTGCTGGTGGGCTACCCCCACACCTCCAACTGGGACTTTCTATATGCCTTGCTGTGGGGCATGGCCTCGGGCACCCGCTTTCGCTGGGTGGGCAAGAAAGAGCTGTTTCCACCGGTGCTGGGCGTGGTGATGCGGTGGCTGGGGGGCATCCCGGTGGATCGGGCCAAGGCAGGCGGCGATTTTGTGGGCCAGGTGGCGCGCATCTTCGAGCAGCACGACAACCTGTGGGTGGTGGTGGCCGCCGAGGGCACCCGCAGCCGCGCCCCCTACTGGAAAAGCGGGTTCTATTACATGGCCCTCAAAGCCCGTGTGCCCATCGCCCTGGCCTACATTGACTACCGCAAGAAAGAGGTGGGGGTGGGCGGCTACCTCACCCCCACGGGCGACCTCGAGGCCGACTTCGAGCAGATCCGGGCCTTTTACCAGGACAAGGCGGGCAAAGACCCCCGCAAACAAAGCCCCATCCGCCTTAAACCCAAAGACAGCGAAGCGTCCACCTAACCCACAAAGCAAGCGCGCGCCTACCCGCGCCCACACTTCCGCGCTATTCTGGTAGATAGTGACCGTGTATGCTGGAGAAACTTGAGTCCTTAGAAGCCGAGTACCAGGCACTCGAGCGCCAACTGGCCGACCCGGCGGTGCTCGCCAATCAGAGCGAGTATCAGCGCATCAGCAAGCGCTACGCCGAGATGGGCCACCTGGTCGAGACCATCCGTAGCTACAAAGAGGCCCTGACCCACCTGGCGGAGGCCCGCGAACTGCAGTTCGACCCCGAGCTGGGCGAGATGGCCCGGGCCGACATTGCGGCCCTCGAGCCCCGCATCCGCGAGCTGGAAGCCGAGCTCGAGCTATTGCTGCTGCCCAAAGACCCCCTCGATGAGAAAAACGCCATCGTGGAGATTCGGGCCGGCACCGGGGGCGAGGAGGCCGCGCTGTTCGCCGCCGAGCTGCGCGACATGATCATGGAGTACGCCAAGCAGGGCGGCTACCGGGTCGAAGTCCTGGACACCTCGCTCACCGACCTGGGGGGGGTTTCTAAGGTGGTCTTCGAGGTGAGCGGGCCGGGGGCCTATGGCTACCTGAAGTACGAGGCTGGGGTGCACCGGGTGCAGCGGGTGCCCGCCACCGAGACCCAGGGCCGCATCCACACCTCCACCGCCACCGTGGCGGTGATGCCCGAGGCCGAGGAGGTGGATGTCCAGATCGACCCCGCCGACCTCGAGATCACCGTCTCGCGGGCCTCGGGGCCAGGGGGGCAGGGGGTCAACACCACCGACTCGGCGGTGCAGGTTCTGCACAAGCCCACCGGCATGATCGTCTCCTGCATGGAGTCGCGCAGCCAAATCAAAAACAAAGAAAAAGCCCTCTCCATCCTGCGTTCGCGCCTGCTGGAGATGAAGCGGGCCGAGGAAGCTGCCCGCCGCCGGGAAGACCGCCTGGCCCAGATTGGGGCGGGCGAGCGCTCGGAGAAGATTCGCACCTACAACTTCCCCCAGTCGCGCGTGACCGACCACCGCATCGGCTTCACCACCCACGACCTGGAAGGGGTGCTGGCCGGCGACCTCTCCAAGCTGCACGAGGCCCTGCGCAAAGCCGATCAGGAACGGCAGCTCGAGGCTTTGTCCACCGCATCCAAGACCGCCTAGGCGCAGGTGGTCGGTATGCATGGGTTACGGCGTGACCTATTGGTGGCAGCCGCCATCCTGATGGACAAACAGGGACGGGTCTTGCTGGTCGCCAACGACTGGAGCCGCCGCGGGCGGGTGCGCTATACCCTGCCAGGGGGGATGGTCGAGGCTGGGGAGAGCGTGCTGGCCGCCATTGTGCGCGAGGTGCAGGAAGAAACCGGCCTGCACATCAGGGCCATCCAGCACCTGGCCTACGTGGTGCAGGTGGAGGACGCCCGCAAGAGCGAGCGCACCATCGCCATGGCCTTCCGCGCCGACTACCAGGGCCTGCTCAACCCCAAAGACCCCGATGGGCACATTGTGGAGGCCCGCTTTTTTACGGCCGAGGAGGTCGCGGTCAAGC containing:
- the prfA gene encoding peptide chain release factor 1, yielding MLEKLESLEAEYQALERQLADPAVLANQSEYQRISKRYAEMGHLVETIRSYKEALTHLAEARELQFDPELGEMARADIAALEPRIRELEAELELLLLPKDPLDEKNAIVEIRAGTGGEEAALFAAELRDMIMEYAKQGGYRVEVLDTSLTDLGGVSKVVFEVSGPGAYGYLKYEAGVHRVQRVPATETQGRIHTSTATVAVMPEAEEVDVQIDPADLEITVSRASGPGGQGVNTTDSAVQVLHKPTGMIVSCMESRSQIKNKEKALSILRSRLLEMKRAEEAARRREDRLAQIGAGERSEKIRTYNFPQSRVTDHRIGFTTHDLEGVLAGDLSKLHEALRKADQERQLEALSTASKTA
- a CDS encoding NUDIX hydrolase, yielding MHGLRRDLLVAAAILMDKQGRVLLVANDWSRRGRVRYTLPGGMVEAGESVLAAIVREVQEETGLHIRAIQHLAYVVQVEDARKSERTIAMAFRADYQGLLNPKDPDGHIVEARFFTAEEVAVKLDEHRPLLEPLMDYIRGERGRFYAYSSWGGEGTRV
- a CDS encoding ion transporter gives rise to the protein MSASTPNPLGRLVASAAFNRFVTAVIVLAAVLVGLETYPPLMARYGPALHLLNNLVLAIFALEVLLRMGALWPRPLRYFLDGWNVFDFLIVVGSLLPGLGAYAVAARLLRLLRVLRLVRTLPDLQIILGALLRSIPSIGYVLLLMLLLLYVYAVAGVFLFGTNDPFHFGNLHTALLTLFSILTLEGWVDVLRIQYFGCERFELPDPALCVQPQAQPLVAVVYMVSFVLLGTLVFLNLLVGIIVNSMDEMRKSLQERKAPSSDLEARLAEVQAKLREAQALLNNLAGHRG
- a CDS encoding lysophospholipid acyltransferase family protein, translating into MKHPYAIQPRTPWQRFGVWALQRLGWTPVMAPPPGQKFVLVGYPHTSNWDFLYALLWGMASGTRFRWVGKKELFPPVLGVVMRWLGGIPVDRAKAGGDFVGQVARIFEQHDNLWVVVAAEGTRSRAPYWKSGFYYMALKARVPIALAYIDYRKKEVGVGGYLTPTGDLEADFEQIRAFYQDKAGKDPRKQSPIRLKPKDSEAST